The proteins below come from a single Methanobrevibacter sp. genomic window:
- a CDS encoding 4Fe-4S dicluster domain-containing protein: MFNSGNCTNCTTCGSCQQIPNVDTPILFCMHCKPSDAPCIKICSEDAIEVLGGAITINGEKCIKCGDCVPVCPINIIKL, encoded by the coding sequence ATGTTTAATTCAGGGAATTGTACAAACTGTACAACCTGCGGAAGTTGTCAACAAATACCTAATGTTGACACTCCCATCTTATTTTGTATGCATTGCAAACCATCAGATGCCCCATGTATTAAAATTTGCAGCGAAGATGCTATAGAAGTTCTTGGCGGAGCCATAACCATAAATGGTGAAAAATGCATTAAATGTGGAGATTGTGTGCCTGTATGCCCAATCAACATTATCAAACTTTGA
- a CDS encoding fumarate hydratase, whose translation MITKDIITDTVYELYKQAVIVLGEDVKKSLEDALKIEEHDLARLNIEAILKNIELAEEKGIPMCQDTGLPVVFVKLGNVEVENLREGIEDGIRKATKEIPIRPNIVDPLTRENTNVNVGDYIPPIDIELIDEDYLEINILPKGFGSENNNAMKMALPAEGIEGIKEFVVESVLKAKGKPCPPTVVGVGIGGTSDLCLKLGKKALLGKVGERNPDPVIAKLEEEILEEINASGIGPMGLGGKTTTLDVKILKAHTHTAGLPIGVCIQCWADRHATTKIYDE comes from the coding sequence TTGATTACTAAAGACATTATTACAGATACTGTTTATGAACTTTACAAACAAGCGGTTATCGTTCTTGGTGAAGATGTAAAAAAATCACTTGAAGATGCGCTTAAAATAGAAGAACATGACTTAGCACGTTTAAATATTGAAGCAATATTAAAAAATATTGAACTTGCTGAAGAAAAAGGAATTCCAATGTGCCAAGATACAGGTCTGCCTGTTGTTTTTGTAAAATTAGGCAATGTTGAAGTTGAAAACTTACGTGAAGGAATAGAAGACGGAATCAGAAAAGCCACTAAAGAAATTCCAATCAGACCAAATATCGTAGATCCATTAACACGCGAAAATACAAATGTCAATGTTGGAGATTACATTCCACCTATCGATATTGAACTTATTGATGAAGATTACTTGGAGATTAACATTTTACCAAAAGGTTTTGGTTCAGAAAATAACAATGCAATGAAAATGGCACTTCCTGCAGAAGGTATTGAAGGCATTAAGGAGTTCGTAGTTGAATCTGTCCTCAAAGCAAAAGGCAAACCATGTCCTCCAACTGTGGTCGGCGTCGGTATTGGCGGAACATCAGATTTATGTCTAAAATTAGGTAAAAAAGCATTGCTTGGAAAAGTTGGTGAAAGAAACCCCGACCCAGTAATTGCTAAACTAGAAGAAGAAATTTTAGAAGAAATCAATGCCTCAGGAATAGGTCCTATGGGACTGGGTGGAAAAACAACCACCCTAGATGTTAAAATCCTAAAAGCGCATACTCACACAGCAGGCCTTCCGATTGGAGTTTGCATCCAATGTTGGGCAGACAGGCATGCTACAACAAAAATATATGACGAATAG
- a CDS encoding PhoU domain-containing protein, whose translation MSKRDKTLKEILDLILYENPSTQDEIAEKLGISRRYVTQLLQPLVKDGTIKRAYMIDLKSYEKFTESYEQHTPPKNSASNVLINDMLNNMARHVHSQLEASFQAVLEYDVDKANKALEMDYTTNNLVEKIRTSVETIVSIDQHSEFSKSMLYTEIAYDLERIGDYCGHVAKFVINDVYTIDDNVLRKLKKMYKTAQKMISLAMKSFIDAETDLKEDLMELEDSIHILQSKSINLIATQMAENSFDEKERSNYFIYLFRVIKAFERIGDISVEMMDVAIEFHDNIPRPTTPRSFR comes from the coding sequence ATGAGTAAAAGGGATAAGACATTAAAGGAGATATTGGATTTGATTCTCTATGAAAATCCGTCCACTCAAGATGAGATTGCAGAAAAATTAGGCATTTCCCGAAGATATGTTACTCAATTATTACAGCCTTTAGTTAAAGACGGAACAATAAAAAGGGCTTATATGATTGATTTAAAGAGCTATGAGAAGTTCACAGAATCATATGAGCAGCACACACCTCCAAAAAATTCTGCAAGTAATGTTTTAATTAATGATATGCTGAACAACATGGCCCGTCATGTTCACTCTCAGCTTGAAGCATCTTTTCAGGCTGTTTTGGAGTATGATGTGGATAAGGCCAATAAAGCTTTGGAAATGGATTATACTACCAACAACCTTGTTGAAAAAATAAGGACTTCTGTTGAGACAATTGTAAGCATAGACCAGCATTCCGAATTTTCAAAATCAATGCTTTATACTGAGATTGCATATGATTTGGAGCGTATAGGAGATTATTGCGGTCATGTTGCAAAATTTGTAATTAATGATGTTTACACTATTGATGATAATGTGCTGAGAAAATTAAAAAAGATGTATAAGACAGCTCAAAAAATGATTAGTTTAGCTATGAAATCTTTCATTGATGCTGAAACTGATTTAAAAGAGGATTTAATGGAATTGGAGGACTCAATTCATATCCTTCAGAGTAAATCCATTAATTTAATTGCAACACAAATGGCTGAAAATTCATTTGATGAAAAAGAACGTTCCAATTATTTTATTTATTTATTTAGGGTTATCAAAGCATTTGAAAGAATTGGCGACATTTCTGTGGAAATGATGGATGTAGCTATTGAATTTCATGATAATATTCCGAGACCTACTACTCCTAGATCATTCAGATAA
- the hmdC gene encoding FeGP cofactor biosynthesis family protein: protein MYENIQLKHTLNDIVNLAEGNTIALHGGRFISWVIASKLDKHVDEIIISDVDKWVLDNAVENLQGALDATIIGEVDDKKAASDADFSIASSTMIPIKENILKKVPNALTIV from the coding sequence ATGTATGAAAATATTCAATTAAAACATACTTTAAATGACATTGTTAATTTGGCAGAAGGAAATACAATTGCATTGCATGGAGGAAGGTTCATTTCATGGGTAATAGCTAGTAAATTGGACAAACATGTAGATGAAATTATAATTTCCGATGTTGACAAATGGGTATTGGATAATGCCGTGGAAAACTTACAGGGAGCTTTAGACGCCACCATAATTGGTGAAGTTGATGATAAAAAAGCAGCCAGTGATGCAGACTTTTCAATAGCTTCTTCAACAATGATTCCTATTAAAGAAAACATACTTAAAAAAGTGCCTAATGCACTTACAATAGTATAA
- a CDS encoding 4Fe-4S binding protein: MKIDMEECGVCEDCIDVCMEEAISRKAYTIIIDADKCDNCGECVDVCPVGAIYEE, from the coding sequence TTGAAAATAGATATGGAAGAATGTGGAGTTTGTGAAGATTGTATTGACGTGTGTATGGAAGAGGCCATTAGCAGAAAGGCTTACACCATAATCATTGATGCTGACAAATGTGATAACTGCGGCGAATGTGTTGACGTTTGTCCGGTTGGAGCTATATACGAAGAATAA
- a CDS encoding adhesin, protein MICAVIFAFIHITTDDSSNIQKTAFDASTINKLPETYLNYYKDGYIVKASVDGFNSTNGEKTTLNGTVKWVDEGSSVKVLIESGNKTYLAGLYKNVQNADIYIDTISLETDGSVYDNLTEFKIKPQNITSLNDLRKNLTGSNYEISTTITVDSISSEKIQEIENNLYLHSKRIGIKTLATEIDYQLVISKADKQTLDDGNSVLGNINGITDPISIRIYNCSASDIENVKNNYEVTNIRTF, encoded by the coding sequence GTGATATGTGCAGTGATTTTTGCATTTATACACATTACAACTGATGACTCTTCAAACATTCAAAAAACTGCTTTTGATGCATCAACAATTAACAAACTACCTGAAACTTATTTGAATTATTATAAAGATGGATATATCGTTAAAGCCAGTGTTGATGGTTTCAATTCAACAAATGGAGAAAAAACTACTCTAAACGGTACTGTCAAATGGGTAGATGAAGGATCCAGCGTAAAGGTTTTAATTGAATCAGGAAATAAAACATACCTGGCAGGATTATATAAAAATGTCCAGAATGCAGACATTTATATAGATACAATATCCCTTGAGACTGACGGAAGCGTTTATGACAATCTAACTGAATTTAAGATTAAACCTCAAAACATCACTTCATTAAATGATTTAAGGAAAAATCTAACCGGTAGCAATTATGAAATTTCCACTACAATAACCGTTGATTCCATCAGCAGTGAAAAGATACAGGAAATTGAAAATAATCTATATCTACACAGTAAACGAATAGGTATAAAAACCCTAGCTACTGAAATAGATTATCAGCTGGTTATTTCAAAAGCAGATAAACAAACATTGGATGACGGAAATTCTGTTTTAGGAAACATTAACGGAATCACCGATCCAATTTCTATAAGAATTTATAATTGCAGCGCAAGCGATATTGAAAATGTAAAAAATAACTACGAAGTTACCAATATTCGAACATTTTAA
- a CDS encoding oligosaccharide repeat unit polymerase family protein, translating into MSVIYSTLTSLINKISDEFHKSFLFTVIFAILGFIEDQWVNSFFKKLYPSENFLNFLNKNQILKNHIFNPLIVLFVFAIFLLLALNSVSNSLAITLMLAFAGFFIGCVIIPRFFLKNDSDNILQFKRKDIYSIGFCLILISIVFFFVSIASVGGIPLLKPSIRYLLKPIFTMPVFLIIPGTCLVASAYLKDFQDNEITRSQARFRFLFLLAIDCAFLLLLGYRTPLLAAFLIIIIIGFYGNIVSVWEVVIGALIGVGAIVGIGYFRSLGELTITSSTSPIYTLQSRADFTLHVLNLLDFIGGNFGVTHGSMLASSIPGSDLGPRMMVGKLIAWRTEVTVTPTLIGQMVVDFGKVGVLLEMTLLGFILGIGFKIMQKTKNYFYIAIYSLILTYSILGVETGILDIQVLLYFAIAIFIYLINIIKSRN; encoded by the coding sequence ATGAGTGTGATTTATTCTACTTTAACATCATTAATAAATAAGATTAGTGATGAATTTCATAAATCATTTTTATTTACAGTAATATTTGCTATTTTAGGATTCATTGAAGACCAATGGGTGAACAGCTTTTTTAAAAAATTATATCCAAGCGAAAACTTTTTAAATTTTTTAAATAAGAATCAAATCCTTAAAAATCACATTTTCAATCCATTGATAGTGCTTTTTGTCTTTGCAATTTTCTTGCTTTTGGCACTTAACTCAGTTTCAAACAGCTTAGCGATAACATTAATGTTGGCATTTGCAGGATTTTTTATAGGATGCGTAATCATTCCAAGATTTTTCTTGAAAAATGATTCAGATAATATTCTTCAATTTAAAAGAAAAGACATATATTCAATAGGATTTTGTTTAATTTTAATAAGTATTGTATTTTTCTTCGTAAGCATTGCTTCTGTTGGAGGAATACCCCTTTTAAAACCTTCAATAAGATATCTATTAAAACCAATATTCACAATGCCTGTATTTTTAATCATACCTGGAACATGCCTTGTTGCAAGTGCATATTTAAAAGATTTTCAGGACAATGAAATTACCAGATCCCAGGCAAGATTCAGATTCCTATTTTTGCTAGCAATTGACTGTGCATTTTTATTGCTTCTAGGTTACAGGACACCACTACTTGCAGCATTTCTCATCATAATTATCATAGGTTTCTATGGAAATATTGTTTCTGTTTGGGAAGTTGTTATAGGTGCACTAATTGGTGTAGGTGCAATAGTCGGAATTGGGTATTTTCGTTCACTTGGAGAACTGACAATAACATCTTCAACCAGTCCAATATACACCCTCCAATCAAGAGCCGATTTTACACTCCACGTATTGAACCTGCTTGACTTTATCGGAGGAAACTTCGGCGTGACCCATGGAAGCATGCTAGCCAGTTCAATTCCAGGAAGCGATTTAGGCCCACGTATGATGGTAGGAAAATTAATTGCATGGAGAACTGAAGTAACAGTCACCCCCACCCTGATTGGCCAGATGGTAGTTGATTTCGGAAAAGTCGGAGTCCTTCTCGAGATGACCTTATTGGGATTTATTTTAGGTATTGGATTTAAAATAATGCAAAAAACTAAAAACTATTTTTATATTGCAATTTACTCACTGATTTTAACATACTCAATTTTAGGTGTTGAAACAGGAATTTTAGACATACAGGTTTTATTATACTTTGCAATAGCCATTTTCATTTACTTAATTAACATCATAAAATCAAGAAATTAA
- the cbiM gene encoding cobalt transporter CbiM, producing the protein MHIPDGFIPIAQCLVYYVILIVALYFSVKWARSNLDEKHIPLIAVLAAGIFAIMSMNIPIPFGTSGHMVGGALVAIVFLAPEAAVLVFTVVLLIQALIFGDGGITVLGANVLNMAIIGGFVGLYTFKGLNGTIGKYPAAGVAAWLATVIAALACAIEMSIAGTFPINIGIPSMVLYHFFIGIIEAVLTVIVLAALDKFRPDLLAWNRGDA; encoded by the coding sequence TTGCATATACCTGACGGATTCATACCTATTGCACAATGTCTTGTATACTATGTAATCTTAATTGTTGCATTATACTTCTCTGTAAAATGGGCCAGATCCAATTTAGATGAAAAACATATCCCTCTTATCGCAGTTCTCGCTGCCGGAATTTTTGCAATCATGTCAATGAACATACCTATTCCATTCGGTACCAGCGGACACATGGTTGGTGGAGCATTAGTAGCTATTGTATTTTTAGCTCCAGAAGCGGCTGTTTTAGTATTTACAGTGGTTTTACTTATCCAAGCATTGATTTTCGGAGACGGCGGAATAACTGTTTTAGGAGCAAACGTATTGAACATGGCAATCATTGGAGGTTTTGTTGGATTATACACCTTCAAAGGATTGAACGGAACTATAGGAAAATACCCTGCAGCAGGCGTAGCAGCATGGTTAGCAACAGTAATTGCTGCATTGGCATGTGCTATCGAAATGAGCATTGCAGGAACATTCCCAATAAACATAGGTATCCCATCTATGGTATTATACCACTTCTTTATTGGAATAATCGAAGCAGTATTGACTGTAATTGTTCTTGCGGCATTAGATAAATTTAGACCAGACCTACTTGCATGGAATAGAGGAGATGCATAA
- a CDS encoding PDGLE domain-containing protein, producing MEKRDKTLIAVAIVICVIICVLSPFIASGNPDGLEKSAEDSGIAEDFSIEEIKDIPDAIFPDYAFADNPDNQGLQVVALAIGVIITLALAFGVAYVVKSRN from the coding sequence ATGGAAAAAAGAGATAAGACTTTAATAGCAGTTGCTATTGTAATTTGCGTTATCATCTGTGTTCTTTCACCATTCATAGCATCTGGCAATCCAGACGGATTAGAAAAATCAGCAGAAGACTCCGGTATCGCAGAAGATTTTTCAATTGAAGAAATCAAAGACATCCCTGATGCAATATTCCCTGATTACGCATTTGCAGACAATCCGGATAACCAAGGTTTACAAGTTGTAGCGCTGGCAATAGGCGTTATAATTACATTGGCATTGGCATTTGGTGTTGCATATGTTGTAAAAAGTAGAAATTAA
- the cbiQ gene encoding cobalt ECF transporter T component CbiQ yields the protein MVDITQIMRFDDLASKDSPIHNLEGRIKLISTIFIILACVISKELFIPIVLEIFLLIILKLATLSYWDSAKRLLMLLPFGGAIIIFQPFIQPGNIIWSYSWLHITDVGLNWAILLLARMIVSLTAIIIYSSTTPLQEMASSFRKLKMPRDLAMILSIMVRFLFLFVDELAAIRRSQKSRNFNIHSKNTPYKWRVKQVGYTIGMMFLKSYEQGERVHKSMVSRGFSDASEMFDEKKSPEKSDYIYLISIVIIVIIIEVILFRYSGQLGYFGQNLAIN from the coding sequence ATGGTAGACATAACACAAATTATGAGATTTGATGATTTGGCATCAAAAGACAGTCCGATACACAATTTGGAAGGGCGCATAAAATTAATCTCAACTATTTTTATAATATTAGCTTGTGTTATTTCAAAAGAATTATTTATTCCCATAGTGCTTGAAATATTCTTACTTATTATACTAAAACTGGCTACATTATCCTATTGGGATTCGGCAAAGAGACTGCTGATGTTACTCCCATTCGGAGGAGCCATTATAATTTTTCAACCATTTATTCAACCAGGAAACATAATTTGGAGTTATTCATGGTTACACATTACTGACGTGGGACTTAACTGGGCAATACTGCTTTTAGCACGTATGATCGTATCCCTGACAGCAATTATCATATATTCATCAACTACACCCCTGCAGGAAATGGCGAGCTCTTTTAGAAAATTGAAAATGCCAAGGGATTTAGCTATGATTTTATCAATCATGGTAAGATTTTTATTTTTATTCGTTGATGAACTTGCAGCCATTAGAAGATCACAAAAATCACGAAATTTCAATATACATTCAAAGAACACTCCATATAAATGGAGAGTCAAACAGGTTGGATATACTATTGGAATGATGTTTCTAAAATCATACGAACAAGGGGAAAGAGTCCATAAAAGTATGGTAAGCAGAGGATTTTCAGATGCCTCTGAGATGTTTGATGAAAAGAAATCCCCTGAAAAAAGCGATTACATATACTTAATTTCAATAGTCATCATTGTGATAATAATTGAAGTTATTCTATTCAGATATTCCGGACAACTAGGTTACTTCGGTCAAAATTTAGCAATTAATTAG
- a CDS encoding ATP-binding cassette domain-containing protein, translating into MEQIHLETKNLSYTYPDGTNALKNVNIKIKKGEKIAIMGPNGAGKSTLFSHFNGLTEPTSGHVEIDGEKIVFEREELIKVRQKVGIVFQDPNDQLFAPTVKEDVAFGPMNLGLEYDEVKSRITEALDMVGMSGFEDKTPHHLSGGQQKRVAIAGIIAMRPDIMILDEPTAGLDPEGVDKVLNILNNLNKEGMSIVISSHDIEMVNQFADKIFVLYNGEIIASGDKHQIFSDKELLKKAHLKAPITTEILYKLKENGLNVDTEKIGIDETVEEILKIKKV; encoded by the coding sequence ATGGAACAAATTCATTTAGAAACAAAAAATTTATCTTACACATATCCTGACGGAACCAATGCTTTAAAAAACGTTAACATTAAAATTAAAAAAGGAGAGAAAATTGCCATTATGGGTCCTAATGGTGCCGGTAAATCAACATTGTTCTCTCATTTCAATGGTTTAACCGAACCTACTTCAGGACATGTGGAAATAGATGGTGAGAAAATTGTTTTTGAAAGAGAAGAGCTGATTAAAGTAAGGCAAAAAGTAGGAATTGTGTTTCAGGACCCAAATGATCAACTATTCGCACCGACAGTTAAGGAAGACGTTGCTTTTGGACCTATGAACCTGGGTCTTGAGTATGATGAAGTCAAATCCAGAATTACCGAAGCATTGGATATGGTGGGCATGTCCGGTTTTGAAGATAAAACACCTCATCACTTAAGCGGAGGACAGCAAAAAAGAGTTGCAATAGCCGGAATCATTGCAATGAGACCAGATATAATGATACTTGACGAACCTACAGCAGGCCTTGACCCCGAAGGTGTTGATAAAGTATTGAATATTTTAAATAACCTCAATAAAGAAGGAATGAGCATTGTCATATCATCACACGATATTGAAATGGTAAACCAATTCGCAGATAAAATATTTGTCCTGTATAATGGTGAAATTATTGCTTCAGGCGATAAACATCAGATATTTTCAGATAAAGAATTATTAAAAAAAGCACATTTAAAAGCACCAATTACAACTGAAATATTGTATAAATTAAAAGAAAACGGATTAAATGTAGATACTGAAAAAATAGGAATTGACGAAACAGTTGAAGAAATATTAAAAATTAAAAAAGTTTAA
- a CDS encoding ferrous iron transport protein A has translation MMKTLKDVKPGETVTLVKYHETGDVGLRRHLLGRGFIKGAKITVKKVATLGDPIEMSVKGYDVCLRKEEAGNIEVE, from the coding sequence ATTATGAAAACATTAAAAGATGTAAAACCTGGCGAAACCGTAACTTTGGTAAAATACCATGAAACCGGTGATGTAGGTTTAAGAAGACACTTATTAGGTAGGGGTTTCATTAAAGGAGCTAAAATTACCGTTAAAAAAGTAGCTACTCTTGGTGATCCTATTGAAATGAGTGTAAAAGGATATGATGTTTGTCTTCGTAAAGAAGAAGCTGGAAATATTGAAGTGGAATAA
- the feoB gene encoding ferrous iron transport protein B, with the protein MTDLIIGLAGNPNVGKTTVFNRLTGMRQHVGNWPGKTVERAEGSFSHGSYNYDVVDLPGNYALSAHSMEEIVSRDFIVDDDSDVIVNVVDAANLERNLYLTVQMMELGANLVMALNMNDFAKKKDHIIDIKLMSELLGFPVIEINAKTGDGFDELLTTVEKQSSNPIDSSAKLAYGDELREHLGDLQALIEKDNNLLDVPSIWTAIKLLERDSIVIEKVQGSSQRSAIMKEVDKVAGHLHDLYDEGAEEVVANARYAYIGGLMAEAVKRPAVEKESTTDKIDKYVTNRVLAPIIFIVIMYLLFHLTFTIATPFCDLIDGGFAWLGEYLAGAVGNEVLGSFLEKGIIGGVGGVLVFLPQIILMFLFLSILEDSGYLARAAFTLDKIMHTVVGLHGKAFIPMILGFGCGVPAVMATRTMENESDRLLAMMLIPFMSCSARLPIYGIFVGAFFAANQGLILLSIYLLGIVVALIVAGILKRTMFKGMSAPFVMELPTYKIPSVKGVLLHTWEKTKGFLRKAGTIILGSAIIIWILSSLPFGVEYGSQQSILGMIGTVISPIFAPLGFGTWQAGIAILTGLVAKEVVVSTFATLGGLEEDDEEGTMSMVQEIFTPLSAYAFMAFCLLYVPCFASIGAIKQETNSWRWPLIMSGITLVTAYIVSFLIYNVGLLAGFG; encoded by the coding sequence ATGACAGATTTAATTATTGGATTGGCAGGAAACCCGAATGTGGGTAAAACTACTGTATTCAATAGGTTAACTGGTATGCGCCAACATGTAGGTAACTGGCCAGGTAAAACTGTTGAAAGAGCTGAAGGTAGCTTTTCACATGGCAGTTACAATTATGATGTTGTTGACTTGCCGGGTAACTATGCATTAAGTGCTCATTCTATGGAAGAAATCGTTTCAAGAGATTTCATTGTAGATGATGACTCTGATGTTATTGTTAATGTAGTTGACGCTGCTAATCTGGAACGTAATTTATATTTAACAGTTCAGATGATGGAACTTGGTGCTAATTTAGTAATGGCACTTAACATGAATGATTTTGCAAAGAAAAAAGACCACATCATTGATATTAAATTAATGAGTGAACTTTTAGGATTCCCAGTTATAGAAATTAACGCTAAAACTGGTGACGGATTTGATGAATTATTAACAACTGTTGAAAAGCAATCTTCAAATCCAATAGATTCAAGTGCAAAATTAGCTTATGGTGATGAATTAAGAGAACACTTAGGTGATCTTCAGGCTTTAATAGAAAAAGACAACAATTTACTGGATGTTCCTTCAATTTGGACAGCAATCAAATTATTGGAAAGAGACTCAATTGTTATAGAAAAAGTTCAGGGATCTTCTCAACGTTCTGCAATAATGAAAGAAGTTGACAAGGTTGCAGGCCACCTTCATGACCTTTACGATGAAGGTGCTGAAGAAGTTGTTGCAAATGCAAGATATGCATATATTGGCGGATTAATGGCTGAAGCTGTTAAAAGGCCGGCTGTAGAAAAAGAATCCACTACTGATAAAATCGATAAATATGTAACTAACAGAGTATTAGCTCCAATCATATTTATTGTTATAATGTACTTATTATTCCACTTGACATTTACAATTGCAACTCCGTTCTGTGATTTAATTGACGGAGGATTTGCATGGTTAGGTGAATATTTAGCTGGAGCCGTTGGAAATGAAGTCTTAGGTTCCTTCTTAGAAAAAGGAATCATTGGCGGTGTAGGTGGAGTACTTGTGTTCTTGCCACAAATTATTCTGATGTTCTTATTCTTAAGTATCTTAGAAGACAGTGGTTACTTGGCAAGAGCTGCTTTCACTTTAGATAAAATTATGCATACTGTAGTTGGTCTTCATGGTAAAGCATTCATTCCTATGATTTTAGGATTTGGTTGTGGAGTACCAGCAGTTATGGCAACCAGAACAATGGAAAACGAATCCGACCGTTTACTTGCAATGATGCTTATTCCATTTATGTCATGTAGTGCAAGATTACCAATTTACGGTATTTTTGTAGGAGCATTCTTTGCAGCAAATCAAGGTTTAATCTTATTATCAATATATCTGTTAGGTATTGTAGTCGCACTCATTGTTGCAGGTATTCTTAAAAGAACTATGTTTAAAGGAATGTCCGCTCCATTTGTAATGGAACTTCCTACTTATAAAATCCCATCTGTAAAAGGTGTATTATTACATACCTGGGAGAAAACCAAAGGATTCCTCAGAAAAGCAGGTACTATTATTCTTGGTTCTGCAATAATTATTTGGATTTTAAGTTCCTTACCATTCGGTGTAGAATACGGATCTCAACAAAGTATTCTTGGTATGATTGGTACTGTAATATCTCCAATTTTTGCTCCTCTTGGTTTCGGAACCTGGCAAGCAGGTATCGCTATCCTCACAGGTTTAGTTGCTAAAGAAGTTGTAGTATCTACCTTCGCTACATTAGGTGGACTTGAAGAAGACGATGAAGAAGGAACCATGTCTATGGTTCAAGAAATTTTCACACCATTATCCGCATATGCGTTTATGGCATTCTGTCTGTTGTATGTACCTTGTTTTGCATCTATCGGTGCAATCAAACAAGAAACCAACAGCTGGAGATGGCCGTTAATCATGTCCGGTATTACATTAGTGACTGCATATATCGTTTCCTTCTTAATCTACAATGTAGGTTTATTAGCAGGATTCGGATAG
- a CDS encoding tetratricopeptide repeat protein has translation MSNAIEQARQYIEKEDYKQALKLARKRHGKDDIQEYIGILDLLIDADYLLALEEKGIYYQYYDENHDNGDFGEKYFNQYLEKQPRSINVICDKALSRFNKGKIDESIELMDKAYDKYKSYSKIEKPRISKNEVLMGKIELLMQAKKYDDALAYLNKYETLTNGDEKSDLYKGVALQKMGKNEEAIDYLDKSLQNEDTLMALNSKGDALYELRRYKEALKSYDMCIQKEKVVEDDLEMITNFNYKAAYCCVNQGNDSEAIKYLNKTINFLNEKGRLPNDIEKIYQKCSFEKERIMKTGTVEDKEFRKTKFLTMKTSLIILGIIIILYVILRLLGYGN, from the coding sequence ATGAGTAATGCCATTGAACAAGCCCGACAGTATATTGAAAAAGAAGACTATAAGCAGGCACTGAAATTAGCCAGAAAAAGACATGGAAAAGATGATATTCAAGAATATATTGGAATTCTGGATTTGCTAATTGATGCCGATTATCTTCTGGCTCTTGAGGAAAAAGGGATTTACTACCAGTATTATGATGAAAATCATGACAATGGGGACTTTGGTGAAAAATACTTTAACCAGTACCTGGAAAAACAACCTAGATCAATTAATGTAATATGTGACAAAGCCCTTTCCCGCTTCAACAAAGGCAAGATTGATGAATCAATAGAACTTATGGATAAAGCCTATGACAAATACAAATCATACTCAAAGATTGAAAAGCCAAGAATCAGTAAAAATGAAGTGTTGATGGGAAAAATTGAACTGTTAATGCAGGCAAAAAAATATGATGACGCACTTGCTTACCTCAACAAATATGAAACTTTAACAAACGGTGATGAAAAATCAGACCTGTACAAAGGAGTTGCACTTCAAAAAATGGGAAAAAATGAGGAAGCTATTGATTATCTGGACAAATCACTGCAGAATGAAGATACACTCATGGCCCTCAACTCCAAAGGTGATGCGCTATATGAACTTCGAAGATATAAAGAAGCATTAAAATCATATGACATGTGCATTCAAAAAGAAAAGGTAGTTGAAGATGATTTGGAAATGATTACCAATTTCAATTATAAAGCAGCATACTGCTGTGTTAACCAGGGAAACGACAGTGAAGCAATCAAATACCTAAATAAGACAATCAACTTTTTAAATGAAAAGGGAAGACTTCCAAACGACATTGAAAAGATATATCAAAAATGTTCATTTGAAAAGGAAAGAATTATGAAAACAGGAACTGTTGAGGATAAGGAATTTAGAAAAACAAAATTTTTAACCATGAAAACTTCCCTTATTATATTGGGAATAATTATAATATTATACGTAATATTAAGATTACTGGGATACGGAAATTAA